From Xylocopilactobacillus apis, a single genomic window includes:
- a CDS encoding HIT family protein, with product MCEICHRIDQIKSGTNKYLVRELNTGYVVIGDHQYFKGYTLFLFKEHQTELFHLPKAQKLEFLNEMSLVAEACSKAFNADKINYELLGNGDTHLHWHLFARRKGDLSLSNSDVWPFFKQVERNNPASSGPVWWLNPEIMYAEDNEPNDDELSEMKNQLNLALDEVLKQEKTLS from the coding sequence ATGTGTGAAATTTGTCACCGCATCGATCAGATCAAATCAGGAACGAATAAATATTTAGTGCGGGAGCTAAACACGGGTTATGTAGTGATTGGAGATCACCAATATTTTAAAGGCTATACTTTATTTTTGTTTAAAGAACATCAAACCGAACTTTTTCATTTGCCAAAAGCTCAAAAGTTAGAGTTTCTAAATGAGATGTCATTAGTTGCTGAGGCTTGCAGCAAAGCTTTTAATGCCGATAAAATTAATTATGAACTTTTAGGCAATGGGGACACTCATCTGCATTGGCATTTATTTGCGCGGCGTAAAGGAGATCTATCACTTTCAAATTCAGATGTTTGGCCTTTTTTTAAGCAAGTTGAAAGAAATAATCCAGCTTCTTCGGGGCCAGTGTGGTGGCTAAATCCAGAGATAATGTATGCTGAAGATAATGAACCCAATGATGATGAATTATCAGAGATGAAAAATCAGCTTAATTTAGCACTCGATGAAGTTTTAAAGCAAGAAAAAACTCTCAGTTAA
- a CDS encoding type II toxin-antitoxin system PemK/MazF family toxin, producing the protein MSEEKNYIPEKGDIVWINFDPSTGKEIEKRRPGLVVSRYEFNRTTLFAIICPITTTIKDQANRYLLPDEIQTAGQVIISQLKSLDFQKRELQYIEKLPDYDVSQIEEVIEYIF; encoded by the coding sequence ATGAGTGAAGAAAAAAATTATATTCCTGAAAAAGGTGACATTGTGTGGATTAATTTCGACCCTTCTACGGGCAAAGAAATTGAAAAAAGAAGACCAGGATTAGTTGTTTCTCGTTATGAATTTAATCGAACGACTCTTTTTGCAATTATTTGTCCAATTACGACAACGATTAAAGATCAGGCCAACCGTTATTTGCTGCCGGATGAAATTCAAACTGCCGGACAGGTGATAATTTCACAGCTTAAGTCGTTAGATTTTCAAAAAAGGGAATTACAGTATATTGAAAAGCTGCCAGACTATGATGTTTCTCAAATTGAAGAAGTAATTGAATATATTTTCTAA
- the mazE gene encoding type II toxin-antitoxin system PemI/MazE family antitoxin, producing the protein MLKTKSYLDGNSVMVELPKVNGQQPPVDQEYKVIYFEDGSIVLQPKLKDPFKDLHDGEYYEADEWEEINPLGNELL; encoded by the coding sequence ATGTTAAAAACTAAATCATATCTTGATGGCAACTCTGTGATGGTGGAATTACCAAAAGTAAATGGACAGCAACCCCCAGTAGATCAGGAATATAAGGTAATTTATTTTGAGGATGGGTCGATAGTTTTACAGCCAAAATTAAAAGACCCTTTTAAGGATCTTCATGATGGCGAGTATTATGAAGCAGATGAGTGGGAAGAAATTAATCCTTTAGGAAATGAGTTATTGTAA
- a CDS encoding sugar O-acetyltransferase — translation MLNGKLYRAGIDPIACERSDRAKVLTRQFNESTEFDREFQTQLLQKLFKSYGEHAYIRPPFHTDYGAHTTIGANFYANYDCIFLDIAPITIGDNVLLGPRVGLYTAGHPLDAAIRSEGLEYGYPITIGNDVWIGGNTVVNPGVAIGNNVVIGSGSVVTKNIPDNVIAVGNPCHVLRPITEDDRAYWQAQKDLYEAENESQD, via the coding sequence ATGTTAAATGGCAAATTATACCGGGCTGGAATTGATCCAATTGCTTGTGAACGTTCAGACCGGGCAAAAGTGCTTACTCGACAGTTTAATGAATCAACTGAGTTTGACCGTGAGTTTCAAACTCAATTACTACAAAAACTTTTTAAATCCTACGGTGAGCACGCATATATCCGTCCGCCTTTTCACACCGATTATGGAGCTCACACCACAATTGGTGCTAACTTCTATGCTAATTACGACTGTATTTTCTTAGATATCGCCCCCATCACGATTGGTGATAATGTCCTCTTGGGACCTCGAGTTGGACTCTATACCGCCGGTCACCCCCTTGATGCTGCAATTCGCAGCGAAGGTCTTGAATATGGATATCCAATTACAATCGGCAATGATGTTTGGATTGGTGGTAATACTGTCGTCAATCCGGGTGTCGCGATTGGCAATAATGTAGTAATCGGATCAGGTTCGGTTGTGACCAAAAATATCCCTGATAACGTAATTGCAGTTGGTAATCCATGTCATGTGCTGCGTCCAATCACTGAAGATGATCGTGCTTACTGGCAAGCTCAAAAAGATCTTTACGAGGCAGAAAATGAATCCCAAGATTGA
- a CDS encoding ATP-binding cassette domain-containing protein — MNPKIDQIEVVGAKVNNLKDIDVNIPLNQFVAISGLSGSGKSSLAMGILYNEGSRRYLEALSTYTRRRIGQSRHSDVESVKHIPSALALRQRPTIPSERSTVGSLTEVFNLVRLIFSRLGSVVCPNGHRLKPTLKISQAMDVQGDEMGLIVCPTCKVKFMAKGAEDYAFNSAGACPECHGLGVVRTLNEDLLITDENLSIKDGAVGSWHLPGRNFMPTVAAAMGVKIDIPYKDLSAKEKNIVMHGERKHLPVDIPSANGRVFHMDNALYESAYNAVYDSLKTLTNERSIARINKFFHFSTCPVCHGSRLNPELLSTQAAGLNIAQVANLELAQLRDWEDKVKKELPENMKKLANNLFTEFNDDLSPLLELGLDYLNLNRNGNSLSTGELQRIQLARTLRTETTGVLYVLDEPSIGLHPDNIRGLLNVFKELIAQGNSLVVVDHEVDIIAAADWVIEIGPGSGENGGQIIAAGTPKQLTNNAQSKIGPFISGTANIVAKKHPVKNPTNEFTTLKINNYYNLHHVSIKIPNEQVTAVTGFSGAGKTSLIIDSLVPAIKAKKQKQKMPSQIANLTTSLKDVVSVDASPVGKNTRSTVATYTKIMDNLRQLFARLPESKKRKYTISNFSYNNKAGACPQCGGVGTINLDIQFLADMQEICPTCHGDRFKPEIQAIKWHGYSIVDLLNMSVYEALNVFKEIPNIERELHLLQQVGLSYLHLGESTPTLSGGEAQRLKLVKHLSKKQRETLFVFDEPTIGLHPLDVQTLLTIIDRLRCNGATIIIITHDLDLMINADYMIDLGPKGGDDGGKIVACGNPLDLIKKPESLTTKYLAQHAKKFKIK; from the coding sequence ATGAATCCCAAGATTGATCAAATTGAAGTCGTTGGTGCAAAGGTCAATAACTTAAAAGATATTGACGTCAATATTCCTTTAAACCAATTCGTTGCAATTTCTGGACTTTCTGGTTCGGGAAAAAGTTCCCTTGCAATGGGGATCTTATATAATGAAGGATCACGTCGTTATTTAGAAGCACTTTCAACGTATACCCGCAGAAGAATCGGTCAAAGCCGTCACTCTGATGTTGAATCGGTTAAACATATTCCTTCTGCTTTAGCTTTGCGGCAAAGACCGACTATTCCCTCCGAAAGATCAACGGTTGGTTCTTTAACTGAAGTGTTTAATCTAGTCCGTTTGATTTTTTCGCGTCTAGGTTCCGTTGTTTGTCCCAATGGTCATCGATTAAAACCAACCCTAAAAATTTCTCAAGCCATGGATGTCCAAGGTGATGAGATGGGTTTAATCGTTTGTCCTACCTGTAAGGTCAAATTCATGGCTAAAGGTGCTGAAGATTATGCCTTTAATTCTGCGGGTGCCTGTCCCGAATGTCACGGGTTAGGTGTTGTTAGAACTTTAAATGAAGATTTACTAATCACCGACGAAAATCTTTCAATTAAAGATGGTGCGGTTGGTTCTTGGCACCTACCAGGACGAAATTTCATGCCAACAGTTGCTGCTGCAATGGGTGTTAAAATTGATATTCCCTACAAAGACCTAAGCGCTAAAGAGAAAAATATCGTCATGCATGGAGAAAGAAAACATCTTCCCGTAGATATCCCTAGTGCTAACGGCAGAGTGTTTCATATGGATAATGCCCTCTATGAAAGCGCTTATAATGCGGTCTACGATTCATTAAAAACTTTAACAAATGAACGTTCCATTGCCAGAATTAATAAATTTTTTCACTTTTCAACCTGTCCAGTCTGTCATGGCTCTCGCCTAAATCCTGAACTCTTATCAACTCAAGCAGCAGGTCTTAATATTGCTCAAGTTGCCAACCTTGAATTAGCACAATTAAGAGATTGGGAAGATAAAGTAAAAAAAGAACTGCCTGAAAACATGAAGAAATTGGCAAATAACCTTTTCACTGAATTTAATGATGATTTGAGTCCGCTTTTGGAATTGGGTCTTGATTACCTAAATTTAAACCGTAATGGAAATAGCTTATCCACCGGAGAACTTCAGCGAATTCAATTAGCAAGAACTCTTAGGACTGAAACCACCGGTGTCCTTTACGTCCTAGATGAGCCTTCAATTGGTTTACATCCAGACAACATTAGAGGTCTCTTAAATGTGTTTAAAGAATTAATCGCTCAAGGAAATTCTTTAGTTGTGGTTGATCATGAGGTGGATATCATAGCTGCAGCTGACTGGGTAATTGAGATTGGACCGGGATCAGGAGAAAACGGCGGACAAATTATTGCTGCTGGAACTCCAAAACAATTAACAAATAATGCTCAGTCAAAAATCGGACCATTTATTTCAGGAACTGCAAATATCGTTGCCAAAAAGCATCCTGTTAAAAATCCGACCAATGAATTTACTACTTTAAAAATTAACAACTATTATAATCTTCACCACGTTTCGATCAAAATTCCCAACGAACAAGTTACTGCCGTTACTGGATTTTCTGGTGCCGGCAAAACCAGCCTCATTATCGATTCTTTGGTCCCAGCAATTAAAGCAAAAAAACAAAAACAGAAAATGCCTTCACAGATTGCCAATTTAACAACCAGTTTAAAAGATGTTGTTAGCGTTGATGCTAGTCCAGTCGGCAAGAATACCCGCTCGACTGTTGCAACTTATACCAAAATCATGGATAATCTCCGCCAACTTTTTGCAAGGCTGCCTGAATCTAAAAAGCGCAAGTACACAATTAGTAATTTTTCTTATAATAATAAAGCTGGCGCTTGCCCGCAATGCGGAGGAGTCGGTACTATTAATCTTGATATCCAATTCTTAGCTGATATGCAGGAAATCTGCCCTACTTGTCACGGTGATCGCTTCAAACCAGAAATTCAAGCAATTAAATGGCATGGATATTCTATTGTAGATTTATTAAATATGTCAGTTTATGAAGCTTTAAATGTGTTTAAAGAAATTCCAAATATTGAGCGGGAACTTCATTTACTACAACAAGTTGGTCTATCATATCTTCATCTTGGAGAAAGTACTCCCACTCTTTCAGGCGGTGAAGCTCAAAGATTAAAGTTAGTAAAGCATTTAAGTAAGAAGCAACGCGAAACGTTATTCGTTTTTGATGAACCAACCATCGGTCTTCATCCGCTCGATGTTCAAACTCTACTGACAATCATTGACCGCCTGCGCTGCAATGGTGCCACAATTATTATCATTACTCACGACTTAGATTTAATGATTAATGCTGATTATATGATTGACCTCGGTCCAAAAGGCGGAGATGACGGAGGGAAAATTGTTGCTTGCGGTAATCCGCTCGACTTAATTAAAAAACCAGAAAGTCTAACTACTAAATACCTTGCTCAGCATGCCAAAAAATTTAAGATTAAGTAA
- a CDS encoding MucBP domain-containing protein: MIYIPKRRRRLHGLPKVFLYSSTLLSVVGSYAAPAVNVFADTQVPEQNNSENKDNGNLSQNTAASQSAKNITVDDKNKTQVAANNPKTQIKPQIQQNKSAQNNNKLPNSIKPRGNISPQGAHSYFIEFVNFLDGSHVDTKPFSSDSGPGSTILSSDLNSIVPAGYALKTNLGNVTLPAEGGTLRVQLRKTVMKFHFIGKDLNGNPLKDRNGNDLTMEFDKELGPNQSLTNADIPGIYSGRFRFLGDTGFTYNDTVSGTTQILKLRTEYKNILQFKLIDNTLISTHDIWGWDDDPAQNILSFIPSDYVIFGSNHGNVTINSVENAPQTVYITNKVTNKIHYRNAGQEVGTQNLEGGKGNTIKQTDLQIPNGYELDGTFPFLQFGENNADKYINVKPKNVTNYIKFVDSDDPSKNFGSPQSVSGLFGTQISSSLITLPTGYDLDGTLPNFNNDNTTDTNPLTIYVKEKNIKNYLSFDFNNRMIASNVEVSGKAGTNINVNPLLSSLPKDIGQVHDWELIQNAPALSFNKTVTSHVVNITRKFDNTIEFYFNGSPILDQNGSPSTQSITGYPNSPITITPPTGYQLPTPNPTLNIAATDGHIFQVTLEKTPLSNVKNYLNYVDEDNNAVGTHNSIFVEGTAGDAITTTTLRSKIPDSHYELDLSQPPFFIGADGSALTVKLKGKESNYVLKYKDISDNSIVKTVNPLVGRYGRLVGNAITDNMPADYSLNDPSVTTTLKFLGNSTIEVEVKKNTPLNIKNYLNYVDEDNNAVGTHNSIFVEGALGDPITTATLTSKIPNSNYELDPSQAALLMGADGSSLNVKLIGKPKTYTLQYKDISDNSVVKTVNPLTGRYGRLIGNAITDNMPADYSLNDPSVTTTLKFLGNSTIEVEVKKNTPLNIKNYLNYVDEDNNAVGTHNSIFVEGALGDPITTATLTSKIPNSNYELDPSQAALLMGADNSAFNIKLRGKEKNYVLNYKDDTNGSIVKTIDPLKGRYGRLVGNAITSNLPANYSLKDSSVKTTLKFKDTSTLEVLVVKNSSPQPSPTPNPSPIPSPTPNPSPVPTPTPSPTPIPTPNPSPVNNYFQFTVDGINIGSKVKISGLIGNTIDLRSILPDGYELDDGVNPIVAIDLDGTLRSVKLKKKVVSAVLTNYIQFTINGTNFGEKNKVTGNFGTNINISSLIPSGYELADKNTAANFESDGTIHKIALKKIESAKPITNYIQFTVNGLNFGSAKNINGFIGDMINLKSLIPAGYELVDNNNGAKFGLDGTTHRIAIQKIKTAPVTVNNYIQFTINGKNYSVKIERTGKIGDPIDITPWIPEGYEIANKAAHTLFSADGTVHKIAIVKTAAKVTAPTTVTNSVQFTLNGTALGKPIKFSGNTGSKINITPYIPSGYELTDKTAVITFGIDNATHEVELKQIASDPLDPGATTKVHTAKPVSKVGTATKYGTLPQLGDKKSNTVALGLISVTSASAAAAWMSSKKRRVRKNQRVLTPYRK, encoded by the coding sequence ATGATTTATATACCAAAGAGAAGAAGAAGGTTGCATGGTTTACCAAAAGTATTCTTATATTCCTCAACTTTATTATCAGTTGTCGGCAGTTACGCCGCACCAGCTGTTAATGTTTTTGCTGACACGCAAGTGCCTGAGCAAAATAACAGTGAAAATAAAGATAACGGAAATTTATCTCAAAATACCGCAGCAAGTCAATCAGCAAAAAATATTACCGTAGATGATAAAAACAAAACTCAAGTTGCTGCCAACAATCCTAAAACTCAAATAAAGCCACAGATACAACAAAATAAATCTGCCCAAAATAACAATAAACTACCAAATTCAATTAAACCTAGAGGAAATATTAGCCCTCAGGGTGCTCATTCTTACTTTATCGAATTCGTTAACTTTCTTGATGGCAGTCACGTTGACACAAAACCCTTTTCAAGCGATTCTGGTCCTGGAAGTACTATTCTATCTAGTGATCTAAATTCAATTGTTCCAGCCGGTTACGCATTAAAAACCAATTTAGGCAATGTGACATTACCCGCTGAAGGAGGAACATTAAGAGTTCAGCTGAGAAAAACTGTTATGAAATTTCATTTTATCGGCAAAGATCTTAATGGAAATCCTCTAAAAGACCGCAATGGCAATGATCTTACTATGGAGTTTGATAAAGAACTGGGACCTAACCAATCGCTAACTAATGCTGATATTCCAGGGATCTATAGCGGACGTTTTCGATTCCTTGGTGATACTGGTTTTACCTACAATGATACTGTTTCTGGTACTACTCAAATTCTTAAACTTCGAACTGAATACAAAAACATTCTTCAATTTAAATTGATTGACAATACTTTAATTTCTACCCATGACATTTGGGGCTGGGATGATGATCCTGCACAAAATATCTTAAGTTTTATTCCGTCAGACTACGTAATATTTGGCAGCAATCACGGTAATGTCACAATTAACTCCGTTGAAAATGCACCCCAAACTGTTTATATAACCAATAAAGTAACTAACAAAATTCATTATAGAAATGCTGGTCAAGAAGTTGGGACTCAAAATCTTGAGGGCGGTAAAGGTAATACAATTAAGCAAACTGATCTCCAAATACCTAACGGATATGAATTAGATGGAACTTTTCCTTTTCTTCAATTCGGTGAAAACAACGCTGACAAATATATCAATGTAAAGCCTAAAAACGTAACTAACTACATTAAATTTGTTGATAGTGACGATCCAAGTAAAAATTTTGGTTCACCTCAATCAGTTAGTGGGTTATTTGGTACACAGATTTCTAGTAGCTTAATTACTCTGCCAACAGGCTATGATCTGGATGGTACTTTACCGAATTTTAACAATGACAATACGACTGACACTAATCCTCTTACAATCTACGTCAAAGAAAAAAATATTAAAAATTATCTGTCTTTTGATTTTAATAACCGGATGATAGCTTCTAATGTTGAAGTTTCTGGTAAAGCTGGAACCAACATTAATGTTAATCCTCTCTTAAGCAGTCTTCCAAAAGATATTGGGCAAGTTCATGATTGGGAATTGATACAAAATGCTCCTGCTTTGTCATTTAACAAAACGGTTACTAGCCACGTTGTAAACATAACAAGAAAATTCGATAATACGATAGAATTTTATTTTAACGGAAGTCCTATTCTTGATCAAAACGGGAGTCCTTCCACTCAAAGTATAACCGGCTATCCGAATAGTCCAATTACTATTACACCCCCAACAGGTTATCAATTGCCTACTCCTAATCCTACTTTAAATATAGCAGCAACTGATGGGCACATTTTTCAAGTGACTCTTGAAAAAACACCACTTTCAAATGTCAAAAACTATCTTAACTACGTAGATGAAGACAATAACGCAGTTGGAACACATAATAGTATTTTTGTTGAAGGTACTGCTGGAGACGCTATCACTACCACAACATTAAGAAGTAAAATTCCTGATTCTCACTATGAATTAGATCTTTCCCAACCTCCCTTCTTTATAGGTGCGGATGGTTCTGCTCTAACTGTTAAATTAAAGGGTAAGGAATCCAATTACGTTCTTAAATACAAAGATATTTCTGATAATTCAATCGTTAAAACTGTTAATCCTTTAGTGGGCCGTTATGGTCGTCTTGTTGGTAATGCAATTACTGATAATATGCCTGCAGATTATTCTTTAAATGACCCTTCAGTTACTACGACTTTGAAGTTCTTAGGTAACAGTACAATTGAAGTTGAGGTTAAAAAGAATACCCCGTTAAATATCAAAAACTATCTTAATTATGTTGACGAAGACAATAACGCTGTCGGAACACACAATAGTATTTTTGTTGAAGGCGCTCTTGGCGACCCTATTACTACTGCAACTTTAACTAGTAAGATCCCTAACTCTAATTATGAATTAGATCCTTCTCAAGCTGCCTTATTAATGGGAGCAGATGGTTCTTCTCTTAATGTTAAATTAATAGGTAAACCGAAAACTTATACTCTACAATATAAAGATATTTCTGATAATTCAGTCGTGAAAACTGTTAATCCTTTAACGGGCCGTTATGGTCGTCTTATTGGTAATGCAATTACTGATAATATGCCTGCAGATTATTCTTTAAATGACCCTTCAGTTACTACGACTTTGAAGTTCTTAGGTAACAGTACAATTGAAGTTGAGGTTAAAAAGAATACCCCGTTAAATATCAAAAACTATCTTAATTATGTTGACGAAGACAATAACGCTGTCGGAACACACAATAGTATTTTTGTTGAAGGCGCTCTTGGCGACCCTATTACTACTGCAACTTTAACTAGTAAGATCCCTAACTCTAACTATGAATTAGATCCTTCTCAAGCTGCCTTATTAATGGGTGCAGACAATTCTGCCTTTAACATTAAATTAAGAGGTAAAGAGAAAAATTACGTTCTTAACTATAAAGATGACACTAACGGTTCAATTGTTAAAACTATTGATCCTTTAAAAGGCCGTTATGGACGCCTTGTTGGTAATGCGATTACTAGTAATTTACCTGCAAATTATTCTTTAAAAGATTCTTCAGTAAAAACAACTTTAAAATTCAAAGATACTAGCACTCTTGAAGTACTTGTTGTTAAAAATTCAAGTCCTCAACCTAGCCCGACGCCAAATCCATCTCCAATTCCTTCACCGACTCCAAATCCAAGCCCTGTCCCTACTCCTACTCCAAGTCCTACACCTATACCGACTCCAAACCCAAGTCCTGTTAATAATTATTTCCAATTTACAGTTGATGGAATTAATATTGGAAGTAAAGTAAAAATCAGCGGTTTAATTGGGAACACTATTGATTTACGTTCTATTTTGCCAGATGGATATGAACTTGATGATGGTGTTAATCCAATTGTTGCAATTGATTTAGACGGCACTTTACGTTCAGTTAAACTTAAGAAAAAAGTTGTTTCAGCCGTTCTTACCAACTACATTCAATTTACTATTAATGGAACAAACTTTGGTGAAAAAAATAAAGTTACTGGTAACTTTGGAACCAATATTAATATTTCTTCTCTGATCCCATCGGGATATGAACTAGCAGATAAAAACACTGCTGCTAATTTTGAATCTGACGGTACGATCCACAAAATTGCTCTTAAGAAGATTGAATCTGCAAAACCAATTACCAACTATATTCAATTTACAGTTAACGGCTTAAATTTCGGTTCTGCTAAAAATATTAATGGATTTATTGGTGATATGATCAATCTTAAATCCTTAATTCCTGCTGGTTACGAGTTAGTAGACAACAATAATGGAGCTAAATTTGGACTTGATGGAACTACCCATCGGATCGCTATTCAAAAAATTAAAACTGCACCTGTAACCGTAAATAATTACATTCAATTCACAATTAACGGCAAAAACTACAGTGTTAAAATTGAACGAACTGGAAAAATTGGTGATCCAATCGATATTACGCCTTGGATTCCTGAAGGTTATGAAATTGCCAATAAAGCAGCACATACTTTATTTAGTGCTGATGGAACTGTTCATAAGATTGCAATTGTTAAAACTGCTGCTAAAGTTACTGCACCCACAACAGTTACTAATAGTGTTCAATTTACTCTAAACGGAACTGCTTTAGGAAAACCAATCAAATTCAGCGGTAATACTGGTTCTAAAATCAATATTACGCCTTACATTCCATCGGGCTATGAATTAACTGACAAAACAGCTGTTATTACTTTTGGAATTGATAATGCTACTCATGAAGTAGAATTAAAGCAAATTGCCAGTGATCCTTTAGACCCCGGTGCGACAACAAAAGTTCATACTGCAAAACCTGTTTCAAAAGTTGGTACTGCTACAAAATACGGGACCTTACCGCAATTAGGGGACAAAAAGTCAAATACTGTTGCTTTAGGTTTAATAAGCGTTACTAGTGCTAGCGCTGCCGCAGCCTGGATGTCTTCAAAGAAAAGAAGAGTTAGAAAGAATCAAAGAGTTTTAACTCCTTATCGTAAATAA